The following proteins are encoded in a genomic region of Diabrotica virgifera virgifera chromosome 1, PGI_DIABVI_V3a:
- the LOC114324295 gene encoding ER membrane protein complex subunit 5: MSASFIHRIILSVGFLSLFHSAYSAAQHRSYLRLNDLDFTHLPLDIFIQALVSLFVIMYGVLSIAGEFKEIKASAELENRSWETFRNIPSFYTFTHRGGKASPVLTKASLEEIE; the protein is encoded by the exons ATGTCTGCTTCGTTTATTCATAGAATAATCCTGTCTGTAGGATTCCTATCATTGTTTCATTCTGCATATTCAGCTGCTCAAC ATCGATCATATCTTCGTTTGAATGACTTAGATTTTACACATTTACCTTTAGAT ATCTTTATTCAAGCTTTGGTTAGCCTCTTTGTCATCATGTATGGAGTTCTGAGCATCGCTGGAGAGTTTAAGGAGATCAAAGCCTCAGCTGAATTGGAAAACAGGTCCTGGGAAACTTTTAGGAACATTCCTTCCTTCTATACCTTCACTCATAGAGGTGGCAAAGCTTCACCAGTATTAACCAAAGCTAGTTTAGAAGAAATTGAGTAG